One genomic segment of Acomys russatus chromosome 6, mAcoRus1.1, whole genome shotgun sequence includes these proteins:
- the LOC127190504 gene encoding zinc finger protein 639, translated as MNEYPKKRKRKTLHPSRYSDSSGISRIADGISGIFSDHCYSVCSMRQPDLKYFDNKDDDSDPETPNDLPKFTDETKARNRNQNYLVPSPVLRILDHTVFSTEKSADVETCDEDCDSPESVPQHAQEESPIEVHTSEDVPIAVEVHAISEDYDLETENNSSESLQDETNEEPPAKLCKILDKSQALNVTAQQKWPLLRANSSGLYKCELCEFNSKYFSDLKQHVILKHKRTDSNVCRVCKESFSTNMLLIEHAKLHEEDPYICKYCDYKTVIFENLSQHIADSHFSDHLYWCEQCDVHFSSSSELYLHFQEHSRDEQYLCQFCEHETGDPEDLHSHVVNEHARRLIELSDKCGGSGRGQGSLLSKITFDKCKNFFVCQVCGFRSRLHTNVNRHVAIEHTKIFPHVCDDCGKGFSSMLEYCKHLNSHLSEGIYLCQYCEYSTGQIEDLKIHLDFKHSADLPHKCSDCLMRFGNERELMSHLPAHEAT; from the coding sequence ATGAATGAAtatcctaaaaaaagaaaaaggaagacttTACACCCTTCTCGTTATTCAGATTCTTCTGGAATAAGCAGAATCGCAGATGGAATCAGTGGAATTTTTTCTGATCATTGTTACAGTGTCTGCTCTATGAGACAGCCAGACTTAAAATACTTTGACAACAAAGATGATGATTCTGATCCTGAGACACCAAATGACTTGCCCAAATTTACAGATGAAACCAAGGCCAGAAACAGGAATCAGAACTACCTGGTTCCCAGCCCTGTGCTGAGGATTCTAGACCACACTGTCTTCTCTACAGAAAAGTCTGCTGATGTTGAAACCTGTGATGAAGACTGTGACTCACCAGAGTCGGTGCCTCAGCATGCTCAGGAGGAGAGCCCTATTGAGGTGCACACCTCCGAAGACGTCCCAATTGCTGTGGAAGTTCATGCGATTTCTGAGGATTATGATCTAGAGACAGAGAACAATTCCTCCGAGAGCCTCCAAGACGAGACTAACGAAGAACCCCCAGCTAAACTCTGTAAAATACTTGACAAGAGCCAAGCTTTGAACGTGACTGCACAACAGAAGTGGCCCTTACTGAGAGCCAACAGCAGTGGCCTCTACAAGTGCGAACTTTGTGAATTCAACAGTAAGTATTTTTCTGACCTAAAGCAACACGTGATCCTGAAACACAAGCGCACCGACTCGAATGTGTGTCGGGTGTGTAAGGAAAGCTTCTCCACCAACATGCTGCTCATTGAGCACGCCAAACTCCACGAGGAAGACCCCTACATCTGTAAGTACTGTGACTACAAGACCGTGATCTTCGAGAACCTCAGCCAGCACATTGCAGACAGCCACTTCAGTGACCACCTTTACTGGTGTGAGCAGTGTGACGTGCACTTCTCTTCGAGCAGTGAGCTCTACCTGCACTTCCAGGAGCACAGCCGCGATGAGCAGTACCTGTGCCAGTTCTGCGAGCATGAGACCGGGGACCCGGAAGACCTGCACAGCCATGTCGTCAATGAGCATGCTCGCAGGCTGATAGAGCTGAGTGACAAGTGTGGTGGCAGTGGGCGAGGACAGGGCAGCCTTTTAAGCAAGATCACTTTTGACAAATGCAAAAACTTCTTCGTGTGTCAAGTATGTGGCTTCCGGAGCAGACTGCACACGAATGTGAACAGACACGTTGCTATCGAGCACACTAAGATATTCCCTCACGTTTGTGACGACTGTGGGAAGGGCTTCTCCAGCATGCTGGAGTACTGCAAACACCTAAACTCACACTTATCTGAAGGGATTTACTTATGCCAATATTGTGAATATTCAACAGGACAAATTGAAGACCTTAAAATTCATCTAGATTTCAAGCATTCAGCTGACTTGCCTCATAAATGTAGTGACTGCTTGATGCGGTTCGGGAACGAAAGGGAATTAATGAGCCACCTCCCGGCCCATGAGGCCACCTGA